GACTGTAGTGTTTGGGAGGACTTGAAAAGATCTAAGAAGTACTTCACCGCAATCTCACCTTTTCTACCGTCTGAACAATGGTCTTCCCCTGTTTCATCAATGAGGTAAGGTAGTGCATTTTTCACTCTGACAGATTTAACCGATGCTTGAAAAAACTTCTTGTTTCTATCTCCATCGAGGAGCCACTTATCATGGCTTTTCTGTCTCCaatacacttcttcttctctaaaaccAATTGCTAAATCTCGCTTAATAACATTAATTCTTTTAAAGCAGGGCTTGCGAGAGTCAAGCTGAGCAGACAATTCCTGTCTTAATCTTTTAATTCGATTCTGCGAACTTGACCAAAACTTCCTCTTCCATACACTAATGTCCTTGTTACACTTTTTGACCCGAGTTAGTAGAGAAGATTCACTATCAATACTATCTTGATGCCAGGCTTTTTGAATGACTGCCAGGAAGGAGGGATCATCCGCCCAACgtttatcaaaccaaaactGTCGAAGGAATAAAGGCTTATCACTGCTAAATTTGATCAAGACAGGTTTATGATCAGACCCCAGCTTTTCCAGGAACCATTGGTGCACATTCGGGAAACTCGAAAACCAAGCAGGATTCCCAAAACCTCTATCCAATTTGCACTGAATCCACTGTTTATTTCGAACCCCTCCCCAAGTAAAACCATTACCTGAACTACCAATCTCTGTCATGTCACAAGTTTTCAACATAGTTCTAAAGGGATGGAAAGAACTTAAATCACGCAAAGGACCTCCCTTCTTTTCATCATTAGACAAGATGGCATTATAGTCCCCTACCATACACCAGGCATCCCTCCTTAACATACCAATACTATTGAGTTTATCCCAAACAAAAGATCGCATACTCGTCTGTGGGTTTCCATATacacaagaaagaaaccaaGACTTTGTACCTGAAGAAATTTTCATGTCTACAAGATTTTTATCCACAAAAAGGAAATCAACTTCTAGGCTCTCATCCCAAAAAATTGCTAGACCACCACTGAGACCTAAAGGTTCCACCGTTCTAAGATGATGATATCCTAACCACCCttgaacttttttaatataagtctCCATGTTCTTCGTCTCCATGAGGAAAAGTATATCAGGGGAATGTTCTTTTCTCATTTCCCTGAGGTTTGTAATTGTCCAAGGGTTCCTCAGCCCTTGGCAATTCCAACTAAGGACGCCTTACTGATTCAGCGGCAGTTCACTAGGAACTACCGTGTCTAAATTCATCTGTGAAGACTTGATCTCTACCTGTCCTTTTAAATCTTCTGATACCAGTGACGCAGCTTCAGAGACTATCACTAAAGAACCAGGGataattttcttattctttcctTTGCGATCCTTAGAGTTCTTTAAGCTAGATCTCGGCCTTTTACAAGCAACTATAACTGGAGGAGGCAATTTTGAAGAACTAGCCTCTAAACTACCACTGTGAAAGGTAGATAAAGGGCTCAAGAGAGAAATACCTGGATCCAATTCCATAGGCAGATTTGCAGACTTGTGTATCAACGAGAGTTGAGGAGCAAAGTTAGTTGGTGGATCCACTGGTGGCTGAGCAGTCTGATGGATAAGAAAAGGGCAGTGAGATCTCTCATGCGTCATTCGTTGGCAGTGAAAACAACGCTTTCTGATTCGTTCATAATCAATTCCAACTGCAACAACTGTTCCATTTGGTAGCTGGAGCTCCTTTGAATTTCTGAGTTTCTTGGAGATGTATAGGAGAACCCTGACCCGAATATAGTCATTACTTTGCGCTTCCTCATCATCAAAGGGGAACTCAAGGATACGACCTATCGATTCAGCAATTGTAGAGATGGTATCTTTCGTATAATGATTTACCGGGATATTACGAATCCTAATCCAGACCGGAAGAAACATCAAATAATCCGGAGGAGGATTTTCAACCCATTTTTCCATTACCACGCCCCAATCATCTTGCGTCCATACTCCTGTTTTCAGAATCTCATCCATATCTTCTTCATATTTGAAAATGAATTGAAACCGATCCCTAGATAAAGCCACCCCTTTAACCCGATCATACAAGCGCCAGATCCTGGGCATCTCAACGATCCACTTGGACATCTTTTGATAATCAGGATTTAAAAACCTACCGAGAAGGCTTCGCTGATTTCTTGCAGAAGAGCTGAATTTCGGTTGATCAGAGATGACTACAGGAGAATCTACTTTTTCCTCAATTGCCAATTCTTGAAGGCACCTATCCAGCTGAAATCCTTATTCGTACCCATATATGCAGATTATACACTCACGATTTGTAACACAGGAAATTTTACAGAAACCGGAccgaaaaaattgaaatctccGGTGATGGCTCTGCTCAGATAGACAATCCGAGAGAGAAGTTCTTAAACCCAGAAGGAATTGGGACTGCAGTGGTGAAACGACGGAGAATAAACGGCGAAGAGAACAACGGTCAGAAGACAAggtaagagagagaagagagagtttagatatatatatatttttttatataaataaagttgAATGAGTTGTTCTTACTACTTgtcttgtttatgtgttgtttaaattcttcttattctgttcttattaaaaaaaaaaaagcagtgaCTAAGAATGTGTTGATAGAGTTGTGGTCGAGAATAATAAATCACTAAATGCATTTTTATAACTAATCGATAATCATGAGGTACATGAACAAAAATAGGTATGCTTTATGCTAACATAGACAAAGgtttgagaaagagaagaaaaccacTACTGAATTATTATACCGGAGACTAGTAGGAACGAATGCATTCTGAGTTTGGACGTTCCTCCTGTACCAAAACCAAAAGTCACATCAATATCAGCAATCCATGGATACGGTCAGTTAACAGATGGTTTTTACagcaaatgaaacaaaaaaatcgagATCAGCAACCAAAAGCAGATAGATTAGTACCTTTTCTATCAAAACCTTaatgttattaattattgtCCATATTGCATTTGCTCGGGGAATAATAACTAAGAAGCTTCTTGAACAGAGGCACCAATGCAACCATAGCAAGTTGGAGCTGCTCAGAGCTGTTTACGCGGATGCCTACTTGCCCTGCCCCTCTGTTATTCAAATTAGCACGAGCAATTAGATTAGAAGAACGTCCAATGGGCACTTGGGACTGTATATTTCCTCCGATAGCAAGATCGCCATGCCAATCCATCACAGAAAGTCCAAGAGTTGACAAAAACCGACCAAGTGGATAATCTTTATCTCTAAACTGAGCTTCTAAACTACCACCATAGGCAACATCTCCCCGACTAGTCATTGCCCCACCAGACATAACCATTCTGAACCGTTTATTAGCAATCAACTTATCTTCGACTTTCAGCCCCGCAGACACCGAATCACCCAAGAGCGTTACAGAGAGACCAGCCGCCGCTTTGTTTTTCCTAAAATTGTTAAATCTAGTTTCACTACGAATTGTGTAAGCCAATTCCTTCCCAGCGTTTTGCATGTCAAAACCTAGGGAAGTTGATCTACCCTCTCCATGTTTAACCGAGCTGGCCAGTTCCAGCTGCACATTAGCATCCTTCTTGTCCTTTGTCACTTGACCAGAGAAAGATATCGGGATTTTGtctttaacaacaaaaagtcgTTCCGCATTCACACCTTCATAACCAATATCATGATCCCACCCATGAGTTTCCAGGACTGGCCTAACAAGCCATTGATTGGAGGAATCAAGGTACCGGTACCGGTGAGTAGGATTGTCAGAGTCAAAAGATGCAGGTAGAGATAAATCCGGCATGGGAACTGGAACAGATGCAGGttcacttctctcttcttccacattctcacTATACCCGTTAGGCATATCTTTAATCTCAGCAGCAAATTTCTTCATCAACTTAcgtctctttctttcctctttcATCTGCCtcttcataaataatttttcccGGTACTCCATCTCATCCAGATATTCCTTCTTCTGAGCTTTACTAAGCTTGGCCATCTCGGCTTTAGTCAACCGCTTAAAGGGAGGAAGGTCATCATACTCTGATTCTTCATCAGAATCTGATGATTCGTCcaaatcatcttcatcttcttcatcatcgtaCTGCTGCTCAGGAAGCTTAGCTTGTGATCTTGACTGCAGAAGCGATGAGAGAAGAACTGGTAATGGAGGAGCCTTGGACCGAGCTGCAAATTGTTCCCCTGAAATATTATCTTGTAATTTCAGAAGAGCATTTGCTTCTGCTAGAATCTTGGATGCAAATGAGAGTAATAGCAAATGAGGCTTCCACACTTGGCCGTTAGGTAATACTCTCTGGCCTGCCCGATTTGTCCTGCAAGCAGAGTGGTTCTCAACTAAAGAAACAGGGTTCATGAGCCTCATATCTCCCGCTGCTTGGCGAATGGCCTGCTGGATGACATGAGAACGTTGTGTTACAAACATCTCATAGCTAGAAGCAGTACCATTTGGGCCATCTGGTGGAGCCGAAGCGGCATGAGTCAAACCCACAATGGCATTAAACCATATTGATGGTCCAAAAACATCAGTGATGGTGCGCAAGAGAGGCATGTCACCAGAATCTCTGCTTTGCATATCCAACCTATCAAGATATAATACAATGTCAGGCGGATTTTTCTTGATGAATGCCCGAACAGACTTCAGGATCTTCTCATTCTTGTGTTGATCTGACCAGGATGGTAAGAGACCAGGAGTGTCAATTATCCGTACCTTAATTCCCTGAACAAAACCCTCAACATCCTGAACCCTCTTTGTCCCCATCTGGAATGCATCAGTACTAATTTTCAGTTCATCAAAAATAGAATTGATAGTTGCACTTTTACCAACCCCACTTTTACCGAGCACCATAATTGTACAAGAAAAATCAAGGGGATCCTGTCCAGCTGCCTCAAGCTGTTCTGCCATGGCACTGGCACGATCAAAACTAAAGGCACCAACACGGCTTCCGTTTCTGCCCCTCAACTGTTCAGCCAGTCCAAGCCTGTATAAAACCtgagcaacaacaacattatgTGGAGTT
The Camelina sativa cultivar DH55 chromosome 15, Cs, whole genome shotgun sequence DNA segment above includes these coding regions:
- the LOC104745994 gene encoding translocase of chloroplast 120, chloroplastic-like, whose protein sequence is MGDGVEIVNSLDGEEMKLAEDRTSDGDVEKKELVRSDEVIDNEEEVFEEAIGSELESYGADLPLEATSRDERGGKDLEVSYTAVGDSHGEVKVTKEAKSDLVVASKMNDDDHGGAGVDISNGRIDSSLDHVVENSDKATSNGSNLAAEVVSLGTGNIHSFSENAVVIPDDKELVAEVISVRAWSEETGNDGTENGIGTEQEIEEGEGALTNCFDNESGPQRNDETGADYNSVNNASGEESLNDSIEVAAGILSPLEKSSSEEKKETEDHSSSGFRGETLREQETVQDRNGGHDVQQSPQSKEIEEQQDSRANIRQNIKESQHVDSESEVLSSVSPAESRSTAALPPARPAGLGRAAPLLEPSPRLPQQPRVNGNVSHNQPQQAEDSATAETDEHDETREKLQLIRVKFLRLAHRLGQTPHNVVVAQVLYRLGLAEQLRGRNGSRVGAFSFDRASAMAEQLEAAGQDPLDFSCTIMVLGKSGVGKSATINSIFDELKISTDAFQMGTKRVQDVEGFVQGIKVRIIDTPGLLPSWSDQHKNEKILKSVRAFIKKNPPDIVLYLDRLDMQSRDSGDMPLLRTITDVFGPSIWFNAIVGLTHAASAPPDGPNGTASSYEMFVTQRSHVIQQAIRQAAGDMRLMNPVSLVENHSACRTNRAGQRVLPNGQVWKPHLLLLSFASKILAEANALLKLQDNISGEQFAARSKAPPLPVLLSSLLQSRSQAKLPEQQYDDEEDEDDLDESSDSDEESEYDDLPPFKRLTKAEMAKLSKAQKKEYLDEMEYREKLFMKRQMKEERKRRKLMKKFAAEIKDMPNGYSENVEEERSEPASVPVPMPDLSLPASFDSDNPTHRYRYLDSSNQWLVRPVLETHGWDHDIGYEGVNAERLFVVKDKIPISFSGQVTKDKKDANVQLELASSVKHGEGRSTSLGFDMQNAGKELAYTIRSETRFNNFRKNKAAAGLSVTLLGDSVSAGLKVEDKLIANKRFRMVMSGGAMTSRGDVAYGGSLEAQFRDKDYPLGRFLSTLGLSVMDWHGDLAIGGNIQSQVPIGRSSNLIARANLNNRGAGQVGIRVNSSEQLQLAMVALVPLFKKLLSYYSPSKCNMDNN